The Hymenobacter sp. GOD-10R genome includes a window with the following:
- a CDS encoding chemotaxis protein CheB has product MATHTKNEASQPKRDIVVIGASSGGVTALMDLARGLPHDFPAPILVVQHMAPYADSILPQLMSHVSALPAKHPRDGEEVQPGTIYVAQPDHHLLIEDDKVLVKRGPKENRFRPSIDALFRSAAYEYGPRVIGVVLTGYLDDGTSGLWCIQRLGGVTVVQDPADAQSPAIPNNALEYVKADHVVPLSELAALLVKLTMEPVPAEPKMAQEDLTRIEIELSIAKNDNAFEMGIINQGKLTAFTCPECHGALTQLIEGKLIRFRCHTGHAYTISALLSEVTESVEAMLYQSMRGLEESKMLLQHLGEHFADEGQQAIANTFFAKAETTGQQARIVHSSIFNHESLSGDKAPRRPNRRRKTTD; this is encoded by the coding sequence ATGGCAACACACACGAAAAACGAAGCTTCCCAGCCAAAACGGGATATTGTAGTGATTGGCGCTTCGTCGGGAGGAGTCACTGCCTTGATGGATCTTGCGCGGGGCTTACCCCATGACTTTCCAGCTCCCATTCTTGTGGTGCAGCACATGGCTCCCTACGCTGACAGCATCTTGCCGCAGTTGATGAGTCATGTGTCGGCGCTACCCGCTAAGCACCCACGAGATGGAGAGGAGGTACAGCCGGGCACCATCTACGTCGCGCAGCCTGATCACCACTTGCTGATCGAAGACGATAAAGTACTGGTGAAGCGTGGCCCGAAGGAAAATCGGTTTCGGCCGTCTATTGATGCGCTATTCCGCTCGGCGGCCTACGAGTATGGCCCGAGGGTAATTGGGGTAGTCCTGACCGGCTACCTCGACGATGGCACTTCGGGATTGTGGTGTATCCAACGTTTAGGCGGGGTGACGGTAGTGCAGGACCCAGCGGACGCGCAGTCGCCGGCCATACCTAACAACGCGCTAGAGTACGTGAAGGCCGATCATGTGGTGCCACTGTCCGAACTGGCTGCGTTGCTAGTGAAGCTTACCATGGAACCCGTGCCTGCCGAACCCAAAATGGCGCAAGAGGATTTGACCCGAATAGAGATTGAGCTAAGTATTGCCAAGAATGATAATGCCTTCGAAATGGGCATCATCAATCAGGGCAAGCTCACGGCGTTTACCTGCCCTGAATGCCACGGCGCCCTCACGCAACTTATCGAAGGCAAGCTAATCCGTTTTCGCTGCCACACCGGCCACGCATATACTATTAGCGCTTTGCTCTCGGAAGTAACCGAATCGGTGGAAGCGATGCTTTACCAGTCGATGCGCGGGCTAGAAGAAAGCAAAATGCTCCTGCAACACCTAGGTGAGCACTTCGCTGATGAAGGCCAGCAAGCCATAGCAAATACGTTTTTCGCCAAGGCCGAGACAACCGGTCAGCAAGCACGCATCGTGCACAGCTCCATTTTCAACCACGAATCGCTGAGCGGAGACAAAGCTCCCCGGCGCCCAAACCGGCGACGCAAAACAACCGACTAG
- a CDS encoding J domain-containing protein, translating to MKNHYRTLELSNFASATDVRRAYRRLVLVTHPDRTPDVAAHERYLAINEAYEVLSDAQKRYVYDTRLHAFLNPLPPVVATTPGLAVPPRVSRPPMRVWRRRVVVTTDFSHYAERARRWCRYLLSVPCILFIDYFLLKHTVKAPVVAFYDQYHAITGIRYLIKTTQGSFVTSTTYPESTDTLTVQTSWLFHFVHTAVLPNGKALPVTPDYHSWMAFAGLLTVVALFGQWKLLSPNTSINAAICATMLAIIVVALMINA from the coding sequence ATGAAGAATCATTACCGAACGCTAGAACTATCCAATTTTGCTAGTGCCACTGATGTCCGGCGTGCTTATCGTCGGCTGGTACTAGTGACGCACCCCGACCGCACGCCTGATGTGGCTGCTCATGAGCGCTACCTAGCTATCAACGAAGCCTACGAGGTGCTGAGTGACGCTCAGAAGCGCTACGTGTACGATACACGGCTACACGCTTTCCTTAATCCGCTTCCACCTGTTGTAGCAACAACTCCGGGGCTAGCCGTGCCACCTAGGGTAAGCCGTCCACCTATGAGAGTATGGCGGCGTCGGGTGGTTGTCACAACTGACTTCAGCCATTATGCCGAGCGCGCCCGGCGTTGGTGTCGGTATTTGCTCTCGGTGCCGTGCATCTTATTTATCGACTATTTCCTACTAAAGCATACGGTAAAAGCGCCAGTTGTCGCCTTCTATGATCAGTATCACGCAATTACAGGCATTAGATACCTAATCAAAACGACGCAAGGCAGCTTCGTAACTAGCACTACTTATCCTGAGAGTACCGATACCCTGACGGTGCAAACCTCGTGGCTTTTCCACTTCGTGCACACCGCGGTGCTCCCAAACGGTAAAGCGTTGCCCGTAACCCCCGATTATCACTCTTGGATGGCGTTTGCGGGGCTCTTGACGGTGGTGGCACTATTTGGGCAATGGAAATTACTCTCGCCTAATACCAGCATCAATGCGGCCATTTGCGCAACTATGCTGGCTATCATTGTTGTCGCACTTATGATTAATGCATAA
- a CDS encoding TerC family protein translates to MFDFSAFANVHTWVSLLTLTFMEIVLGIDNIIFISIVVNRLPHEQQQRGRTIGLLLALVFRIGLLLSITWIVGLKEPLITLNLPFLDESNFGVSGRDLILLAGGLFLLAKSTTEIHTKLQGGEEDINAGNYQSLARVIVQIVLIDIVFSFDSILTAVGLVDNVLVMIAAVICAMGIMLAFSGYISDFVNHNPTIKILALSFLIMIGIMLVMEAFHKEIEKGYVYFAMAFSLVVELLNMRMRKKAEPVALRDSQYD, encoded by the coding sequence ATGTTCGACTTTTCTGCCTTTGCGAATGTACATACCTGGGTCAGCCTCCTTACGCTGACGTTCATGGAAATTGTACTCGGCATCGACAACATCATCTTTATCTCCATCGTCGTCAACCGTTTGCCGCATGAGCAACAGCAACGCGGCCGGACTATCGGACTTTTGCTGGCGCTCGTTTTCCGCATTGGCTTGCTGCTGAGCATTACCTGGATTGTGGGCTTGAAAGAGCCATTGATTACGCTGAACTTGCCATTCCTGGACGAGTCGAACTTTGGAGTATCGGGTCGCGACCTTATCCTACTGGCAGGTGGCTTGTTTCTGCTGGCGAAAAGCACTACCGAGATTCACACCAAGCTGCAGGGCGGCGAGGAGGATATCAACGCTGGTAATTATCAGAGCCTTGCGCGGGTGATCGTCCAGATTGTCTTGATTGACATTGTGTTTTCCTTCGACTCGATCCTGACAGCGGTAGGCTTAGTTGACAACGTGCTAGTGATGATTGCGGCGGTGATTTGCGCGATGGGCATCATGCTCGCCTTCTCCGGCTACATCAGCGATTTTGTGAACCACAACCCAACCATCAAGATCTTGGCGCTGTCGTTCCTGATCATGATCGGTATTATGCTGGTGATGGAAGCCTTCCACAAGGAAATTGAGAAGGGCTACGTGTATTTCGCCATGGCTTTCTCACTAGTGGTCGAGCTGCTCAACATGCGCATGCGGAAGAAAGCCGAGCCCGTAGCCTTGCGTGATTCGCAGTACGACTAA
- the mfd gene encoding transcription-repair coupling factor gives MKASEFIQLYRHDPDVLHVATALKEASANGPARLHVRGLVGSQDAVLAVTLHKLQPEQHHLFILHDRDEASYFLADLQHLLGNDHEPLLFPSSYKRAYSFDETENANVLMRAEVLNQLSSREKVGQLLVTYPEALTEKVINRQSLVQHTFSAKVGDKLDVNFLGEMLAEYDFERTDFVYEAGQYAVRGGIVDVFSYANELPFRIELFGDEVESIRTFNPESQLSVEKRDYISIVPNVQTKLLQEKRESFLDFIPRNTTVWSKDMRQTFDVIDESFDKAEQGFKQVLEEGGGVQIVSKPEDLFETAKLVKKLLDNFTVVEFGKRFYYKTPIEFAFAAKPQPSFNKDFSRIVKNLKQNQEQGYTNILAADSVRQADRLRTIFDELDNNVQFQHLLIALREGYVDETLKLVVYTDHQLFERYYRTQEVRKFSKKKALTLKELRTLQPGDYVVHQDHGIARFAGMMQVEINDKVQEAIRLVYRDDDVLTVSVHALHKIAKYSGAEGTPPTMSKLGSPEWENKKKTVKKKVKDIAAELIRLYAKRKTAPGYAFSKDSFMQAELESSFIYEDTPDQAKATEDVKHDMEVPHPMDRLVCGDVGFGKTEVAIRAAFKAVADGKQVAMLVPTTILAMQHYQTFRERLSNLPVTVEYVNRFKTTKQIKETLGRVGEGKTDILIGTHRLTNKDIKFKDLGLLIIDEEQKFGVKTKDKLKELKVNVDTLTLSATPIPRTLHFSLMGARDLSVIATPPPNRQPVQTELHVFDETIVRDAVARELKRGGQVFYVHNRVKDIEEQVAMIMRLVPDARVTYVHGQMEGDQLEKRMMKFVEAEYDVLVATNLIESGLDIPNANTMIINRAHLTGLSDLHQMRGRVGRSNKKAYCYLLTPPVANLPADARKRLNTLEEFSDLGAGFNVAMRDLDIRGAGNLLGGEQSGFINDLGFETYHQILDEAVQELKETEFRDLFLGDQTGRLQEAAAINRSKECNIETDLQILIPEQYVTSVSERLQLYSKLDRVKDMGELRKLVNGMIDRFGPLPHEVEQLIDIVKLRWQGCQAGFEKITLKKDLLKGYIPAENNEAYFQGAQFGNILNYVQTHPNKARMKERKDQLIISIEEVKNVQAAKRILSELGSEEKAEQPVLAGSASDNEDES, from the coding sequence TTGAAAGCCTCCGAATTTATTCAGCTTTATCGCCACGACCCGGACGTGTTGCACGTGGCTACTGCGCTGAAAGAAGCGTCAGCCAATGGACCAGCACGCCTGCATGTTCGTGGTTTGGTAGGCAGCCAGGACGCGGTGCTGGCCGTGACGCTGCACAAGTTGCAGCCTGAGCAGCATCACTTATTTATTCTACACGACCGAGACGAGGCTAGCTATTTTTTGGCCGACTTGCAGCACTTGCTCGGCAACGACCACGAGCCGCTGTTGTTTCCTAGCTCCTACAAGCGGGCTTACAGCTTCGATGAGACGGAAAACGCCAACGTACTCATGCGCGCCGAGGTATTAAACCAGCTCAGCTCCAGAGAGAAAGTTGGGCAATTACTCGTGACGTATCCGGAGGCCCTGACGGAAAAGGTTATCAACCGGCAGAGCCTGGTCCAGCACACATTCTCGGCGAAGGTGGGCGATAAGCTCGACGTGAACTTCTTGGGCGAAATGCTCGCTGAGTACGACTTCGAGCGTACTGACTTCGTGTATGAAGCTGGCCAATACGCCGTGCGCGGCGGTATCGTGGACGTGTTTAGCTACGCGAATGAGCTGCCGTTTCGCATCGAATTGTTTGGCGACGAGGTAGAAAGTATCCGCACGTTCAACCCCGAAAGTCAGCTTTCGGTGGAAAAGCGCGATTATATCAGCATTGTGCCCAATGTGCAGACCAAGCTGCTGCAAGAAAAGCGAGAGTCGTTCTTAGACTTTATTCCGCGCAATACGACTGTTTGGTCCAAGGACATGCGCCAGACGTTCGACGTAATTGACGAATCGTTCGACAAGGCAGAGCAGGGCTTTAAGCAGGTGCTAGAAGAAGGTGGTGGTGTACAGATCGTGAGTAAGCCGGAAGACTTATTCGAAACGGCGAAGCTGGTAAAGAAGCTGCTCGATAACTTCACCGTAGTAGAGTTTGGGAAGCGTTTCTATTATAAAACGCCCATCGAGTTTGCCTTTGCCGCTAAGCCCCAACCTAGCTTCAATAAGGATTTCAGTCGCATCGTCAAAAACCTGAAGCAGAACCAAGAGCAGGGCTACACCAACATCCTCGCGGCCGACTCGGTGCGGCAGGCCGACCGGCTCCGCACCATCTTCGATGAACTCGATAACAACGTGCAGTTTCAGCACCTGCTCATTGCCCTGCGTGAAGGCTACGTAGACGAAACGCTGAAGCTCGTGGTGTACACCGACCACCAGTTGTTTGAGCGCTATTACCGCACCCAGGAGGTGCGAAAGTTTTCGAAGAAGAAAGCGCTTACGCTTAAGGAACTGCGCACACTTCAGCCCGGCGACTACGTGGTGCACCAAGACCACGGCATTGCGCGCTTCGCCGGCATGATGCAGGTCGAAATCAACGACAAGGTGCAGGAAGCCATTCGGTTGGTGTACCGCGACGATGACGTGCTGACGGTGAGCGTGCATGCCTTGCACAAGATTGCTAAGTACAGCGGGGCTGAGGGGACGCCGCCCACCATGAGCAAGCTAGGTTCGCCGGAATGGGAGAACAAGAAAAAGACCGTCAAGAAGAAGGTGAAGGACATTGCGGCCGAGCTGATTCGGCTGTACGCCAAGCGCAAAACGGCGCCGGGTTATGCCTTCTCCAAAGACAGCTTCATGCAGGCCGAGCTAGAGTCGAGCTTCATTTATGAAGACACGCCCGACCAGGCTAAGGCCACAGAAGACGTGAAGCACGACATGGAGGTGCCGCACCCCATGGACCGCCTCGTGTGCGGCGACGTAGGGTTTGGCAAAACGGAAGTGGCCATCCGGGCCGCGTTCAAGGCTGTGGCCGATGGTAAGCAGGTAGCCATGCTAGTACCGACCACTATCTTGGCTATGCAGCACTATCAAACCTTCCGCGAGCGACTCTCCAATCTGCCTGTGACGGTGGAATACGTGAACCGCTTCAAGACTACCAAGCAGATCAAGGAGACTTTAGGCCGGGTAGGAGAGGGCAAGACCGACATTTTGATCGGTACGCACCGCTTAACCAACAAGGATATCAAGTTCAAAGACCTAGGTCTGCTGATCATTGACGAAGAGCAGAAGTTTGGGGTAAAAACCAAAGACAAGCTGAAAGAGCTGAAGGTGAATGTGGACACGCTCACGCTTTCGGCCACGCCGATTCCGCGCACACTGCACTTCTCGCTCATGGGTGCCCGCGACTTGTCGGTGATTGCCACGCCACCCCCAAACCGCCAGCCGGTGCAAACCGAGCTGCATGTGTTCGACGAGACCATCGTGCGCGATGCCGTGGCCCGCGAGCTAAAGCGTGGCGGCCAGGTGTTCTACGTGCACAACCGGGTGAAAGACATTGAGGAGCAAGTGGCCATGATTATGCGCCTCGTGCCCGACGCCCGCGTGACGTATGTGCACGGGCAAATGGAGGGCGACCAGCTCGAAAAGCGAATGATGAAATTTGTGGAGGCCGAGTACGATGTACTGGTGGCCACGAACCTGATCGAAAGCGGCTTGGACATTCCCAATGCCAACACCATGATCATCAACCGCGCCCACCTAACTGGCCTCAGCGATTTGCACCAGATGCGTGGCCGCGTAGGACGTTCGAATAAGAAGGCGTACTGCTACCTGCTCACGCCGCCGGTAGCCAACCTACCCGCCGACGCCCGCAAGCGTCTGAATACGCTAGAAGAATTCTCGGACCTAGGGGCCGGTTTCAACGTGGCCATGCGTGACCTCGATATTCGGGGCGCCGGTAACTTGCTAGGTGGCGAGCAAAGCGGCTTCATCAACGACCTAGGTTTCGAGACGTACCACCAGATTCTGGATGAGGCAGTACAGGAGTTGAAGGAAACGGAGTTCCGCGACCTGTTTCTGGGGGATCAGACGGGCCGCTTGCAGGAAGCTGCTGCCATCAACCGCTCGAAGGAGTGCAACATCGAAACGGACCTGCAAATCCTGATTCCGGAGCAGTACGTTACGAGCGTATCGGAGCGCTTGCAGCTCTACTCGAAGCTCGACCGGGTGAAGGATATGGGCGAGCTGCGCAAGCTAGTGAACGGCATGATTGATCGGTTCGGACCATTGCCACACGAAGTAGAACAGCTCATCGATATTGTGAAGCTGCGGTGGCAGGGTTGTCAGGCTGGCTTTGAGAAGATCACCCTCAAGAAAGACCTGCTGAAAGGCTACATTCCGGCCGAAAACAACGAGGCTTATTTCCAAGGAGCTCAGTTCGGTAACATCCTGAACTACGTGCAAACGCACCCAAACAAGGCCCGCATGAAGGAGCGCAAAGACCAGCTCATCATCAGCATTGAGGAAGTGAAAAACGTGCAGGCCGCCAAGCGCATCCTCAGTGAGCTAGGTAGCGAGGAAAAAGCCGAGCAACCTGTACTCGCAGGTTCGGCAAGCGACAACGAGGACGAGAGCTAG
- a CDS encoding NYN domain-containing protein: MNSPLIRIGVFYDGNYFLKISDYYYFQHERKARISLEGLHEYIRHQVAEEEDVDVRLSQITDSHFFRGRLSATEARDKDRLFHDRLLDDILMNLGITTHYMPLKTRDGRLQEKGIDVWLALEALELALHKSFDVIVLIAGDSDYVPLIKKLNTIGTRVMLLNWDFKYVDFKGENRVTRASQQLLEHATYPIGMHDVIDNGLASSEEIIENLFVNQPEPVAFPAPKPVRPTGPTAAGPVGTVGISTIKNLKNGFGFVVMPPNNLFFSYADMSEGDFNDLREGDWVEFTVGRNHRDEDCARNVRKVQPPQDSEEYEEEPEANSSDRL; the protein is encoded by the coding sequence ATGAATAGCCCACTGATTCGGATAGGCGTCTTCTATGACGGCAATTATTTCCTGAAAATCAGCGATTACTACTACTTCCAACACGAACGTAAAGCTCGCATTAGCTTGGAAGGTCTACATGAATATATCCGCCATCAAGTAGCTGAAGAAGAAGACGTAGATGTACGTCTGAGCCAAATTACTGACTCTCACTTTTTCCGAGGCCGCCTGAGCGCCACAGAAGCACGCGATAAAGACCGGTTGTTCCACGACCGTCTGCTTGACGATATTTTGATGAACCTAGGCATCACCACGCATTACATGCCTTTGAAAACGCGCGACGGCCGTTTGCAGGAAAAAGGTATTGATGTGTGGTTGGCCCTCGAAGCCCTAGAACTAGCACTGCACAAGAGCTTCGACGTAATCGTGCTCATCGCTGGCGACAGCGACTATGTGCCCCTGATCAAGAAGTTGAATACCATCGGTACGCGTGTTATGCTGCTGAACTGGGATTTCAAATACGTCGATTTCAAAGGCGAAAACCGCGTTACCCGCGCTTCGCAACAATTACTCGAGCATGCAACGTACCCAATCGGCATGCACGATGTAATCGACAATGGCTTAGCTAGCAGCGAAGAAATCATTGAAAATCTCTTCGTTAACCAGCCAGAGCCGGTAGCCTTCCCTGCGCCTAAGCCAGTGCGCCCCACGGGCCCAACAGCTGCCGGTCCGGTTGGCACGGTTGGTATCAGCACCATCAAAAACCTGAAGAATGGTTTTGGCTTCGTAGTGATGCCGCCAAACAACTTGTTCTTCAGCTACGCTGATATGTCAGAAGGTGACTTTAACGACCTGCGTGAAGGCGACTGGGTTGAATTTACCGTTGGCCGTAACCACCGCGACGAAGATTGTGCACGCAACGTACGTAAAGTACAGCCCCCACAAGACAGTGAAGAATACGAAGAGGAGCCCGAAGCAAACTCTTCCGATCGACTGTAA
- a CDS encoding GNAT family N-acetyltransferase gives MAVSSACYVYAIMDPTTPVTPAEFAAYYDLRYRVLRAPWNQPLGSERADDDEAPDTTHAMLTAPDKTVVGVARLHPSGPSQGQVRYMAVDPAWQGHGVGRKLLEYLETVARQRGLTECILHARDTAVPFYSRMGYEVVAPSHTLFGSIPHFLMCKPL, from the coding sequence TTGGCAGTTTCTTCTGCTTGCTACGTGTACGCTATTATGGACCCCACTACTCCTGTTACTCCAGCCGAGTTTGCCGCTTACTACGATTTGCGCTACCGCGTATTGCGTGCCCCGTGGAATCAGCCCCTAGGCTCGGAGCGCGCCGACGATGATGAAGCGCCCGACACAACCCATGCCATGCTAACGGCTCCCGATAAGACAGTAGTAGGAGTGGCTCGCCTGCATCCGTCAGGACCTAGCCAAGGGCAGGTGCGCTACATGGCCGTCGATCCGGCTTGGCAAGGCCACGGTGTTGGGCGAAAATTGTTAGAGTACCTGGAAACAGTTGCCCGGCAGCGTGGCCTGACCGAGTGCATCCTGCACGCCCGCGATACGGCTGTTCCCTTCTACTCGCGAATGGGCTACGAAGTGGTAGCACCTTCTCATACACTTTTTGGCAGCATTCCGCACTTTCTGATGTGCAAGCCATTATAG
- a CDS encoding YajQ family cyclic di-GMP-binding protein: MASFDIVSKVDPQTLENAVNTAKKELLTRYDLRDTKGGIELDKKANTIQLSSENSMRLKALEDILLGRVVKQGIDGTALDFSAEEQAAGALVKKTIKVRAGIDKEVSRKIIKLIKDSKIKAEAQTQDEQVRVSSKKIDELQQVISLLRGADIGQPLQFVNMKS; encoded by the coding sequence ATGGCCTCCTTCGACATTGTAAGCAAAGTAGACCCCCAAACACTGGAAAACGCGGTGAATACCGCTAAAAAAGAGCTTTTGACCCGCTACGACTTGCGCGACACCAAGGGCGGAATCGAGCTAGACAAAAAAGCCAACACGATTCAGCTCAGCTCTGAAAACTCGATGCGCCTAAAGGCGCTGGAAGATATCCTGCTGGGCCGCGTGGTAAAGCAAGGCATTGATGGCACCGCGCTCGACTTTTCGGCGGAAGAGCAAGCAGCGGGTGCGCTGGTGAAAAAGACCATAAAAGTGCGTGCAGGCATCGATAAAGAGGTAAGCCGCAAAATCATCAAGCTCATCAAAGACAGCAAGATCAAAGCAGAAGCGCAAACCCAAGACGAGCAAGTGCGTGTGTCGAGCAAGAAGATCGATGAACTCCAGCAGGTAATTTCCCTTCTCCGGGGCGCTGATATTGGCCAGCCCTTGCAGTTCGTAAATATGAAAAGCTAG
- a CDS encoding GlxA family transcriptional regulator, giving the protein MKHITILVPRGAILGSIEGPRLVFSEVNALLARMGKPPLFQVQLVGLAHATPVCGGMYNVYTELLTEDVDRTDLVVIPAVDGDPADALQANRDFVPWIIQQYRQGAEVASLCLGAFLLASTGLLTGRQCTTHWAAANDFRRMFPEVELVENRLITDEHGIYSSGGAFSYLNLVLYLIEKYAGRDMAVLCAKVFQIDIERVSQSAFVIFNGQKEHGDEPVKRAQTYIEDNYQEKITVDQLADMLALSRRNLERRFKKATANSVVEYIQRVKVEAAKNSLESSRENVNEVMYNVGYTDPKAFRDTFKRITGLSPKQYRDKYSRERVA; this is encoded by the coding sequence ATGAAGCACATCACCATCTTGGTTCCGCGCGGCGCCATACTGGGCAGCATCGAGGGGCCCCGCTTGGTATTCTCTGAGGTAAATGCCCTGCTGGCGCGCATGGGCAAGCCACCATTGTTTCAGGTGCAGCTAGTGGGACTAGCGCACGCCACGCCCGTATGCGGGGGCATGTACAATGTGTACACGGAACTACTGACCGAAGATGTGGACCGCACGGACTTGGTTGTCATCCCGGCGGTGGACGGCGACCCGGCGGATGCGTTGCAAGCCAACCGCGACTTTGTGCCCTGGATTATTCAACAGTACAGACAAGGGGCGGAGGTAGCTAGCTTATGCCTGGGTGCATTTCTGCTTGCCTCCACGGGGCTGCTCACCGGCCGGCAGTGCACAACGCACTGGGCCGCCGCCAACGACTTTCGTCGCATGTTCCCGGAGGTGGAGCTAGTCGAGAACCGGCTTATCACCGACGAGCACGGCATTTATTCCAGTGGCGGAGCATTCTCCTACCTCAACTTGGTGCTTTATCTCATCGAGAAATACGCTGGCCGCGACATGGCCGTGCTATGCGCCAAGGTGTTCCAAATTGATATTGAGCGCGTAAGCCAGTCGGCCTTTGTCATCTTCAACGGCCAGAAGGAGCACGGCGACGAGCCGGTGAAACGCGCTCAGACCTACATCGAGGATAATTACCAGGAGAAGATTACCGTCGATCAGCTTGCTGATATGCTAGCCCTAAGCCGCCGCAACCTAGAACGCCGCTTCAAGAAGGCCACGGCCAACTCGGTGGTCGAATACATTCAACGGGTGAAGGTAGAAGCCGCCAAAAACAGCCTGGAATCGTCGCGGGAAAACGTGAACGAGGTGATGTATAACGTCGGCTACACCGACCCGAAGGCCTTTCGGGATACCTTCAAGCGCATCACGGGCTTATCGCCGAAACAATACCGGGACAAATACAGCCGGGAACGAGTAGCCTAG
- a CDS encoding metal-dependent hydrolase, whose product MRGSSHLAIGLITGVAVAGLLPGVPFSPFGIALAGFSSLAPDLDHPGSRLSKRLGFAQNYVRWAFAAGALCIAAYTYFTLPPGREQRMSYTAALAFGLIGLGMQGGSARKLALLFTGASTAVVGLYFGFLWLSLLGAFVALAPFTSHRSWTHTLWATAFWTYVGYLANQSLGWHGVAQFAGAGYASHLVADSLTKQGVRWFLPLSDISLKIPLIATGSTSGNLLEVGICIGYALLILALVVGQMHF is encoded by the coding sequence GTGCGCGGTTCTTCTCACTTAGCTATTGGGCTTATTACCGGTGTCGCCGTTGCCGGCCTACTCCCTGGGGTACCCTTCTCTCCTTTCGGTATTGCCTTAGCGGGCTTCTCCTCCCTCGCTCCCGACCTTGACCACCCTGGCAGCCGCTTGAGCAAACGGCTAGGCTTTGCTCAGAATTATGTCCGTTGGGCATTTGCGGCGGGCGCGCTTTGTATCGCGGCGTACACGTATTTCACGCTGCCGCCTGGTCGCGAACAGCGCATGAGCTACACCGCAGCCCTTGCTTTCGGCCTTATTGGGCTAGGTATGCAGGGCGGCTCGGCCCGTAAGCTAGCCTTGCTGTTTACGGGCGCCAGCACAGCCGTTGTGGGTTTGTATTTTGGCTTTCTCTGGCTTAGCCTACTAGGCGCATTTGTAGCACTGGCACCCTTCACATCTCACCGCTCTTGGACGCATACCCTCTGGGCAACGGCTTTCTGGACGTACGTAGGATATCTTGCCAACCAGTCGCTAGGCTGGCACGGTGTAGCCCAATTTGCGGGAGCAGGCTATGCCTCCCATTTGGTCGCCGATTCGCTCACCAAACAAGGAGTCCGCTGGTTTCTCCCCCTATCTGATATCTCCCTAAAAATTCCACTTATTGCGACAGGTTCCACGTCAGGGAACTTGTTGGAAGTAGGCATTTGTATTGGTTATGCACTGCTTATACTGGCATTAGTAGTTGGCCAGATGCACTTCTGA
- a CDS encoding PaaI family thioesterase, with protein MDLAKQVAIYNKINHYGRTNGMELQVQAPGEVTYTMTVREEHLSSPNTCHGGVIAGLMDAALGAAALTLAMPVGELVSTVEFKINYLQPVYLHDVLVARGWVEQAGKTLVVTSAAIACHNRDEIVVARALGTFNRYPASKRDFEGLAS; from the coding sequence ATGGACCTCGCAAAGCAAGTAGCCATCTACAATAAGATTAACCACTATGGCCGCACTAATGGGATGGAATTGCAGGTGCAAGCGCCCGGCGAAGTAACCTACACCATGACGGTGCGAGAAGAACATTTGTCTTCCCCAAACACCTGCCACGGCGGCGTGATAGCCGGCCTGATGGATGCAGCCCTAGGTGCCGCCGCCCTTACCCTCGCTATGCCCGTGGGCGAGCTAGTATCTACAGTGGAGTTTAAGATAAATTACCTACAGCCGGTGTATCTGCACGACGTATTGGTGGCGCGGGGCTGGGTAGAACAGGCCGGCAAAACGTTGGTAGTGACCAGCGCAGCTATTGCTTGCCATAATCGTGATGAAATAGTGGTGGCGCGCGCTCTAGGTACCTTCAATCGGTACCCGGCTAGCAAGCGAGATTTCGAAGGGTTGGCCAGCTAG
- a CDS encoding GNAT family protein: MFKALQSNSITLHLINDDNLAEVYELFQGHPDSKSMVAEMFRNYLPRYEQGQRTNFGFYSMLGDELAGMTLLTVDSWEERTGSTGADVFEHMRGRGVTPRSKPHLFYLAFELLGLNRVATGCRVSNVSSKRSIEKTLGFQFEGVMRESGVNDQGEFEDELLYAILRRDWLALYDKSLVRVIE; the protein is encoded by the coding sequence ATGTTCAAGGCCTTGCAATCGAATTCGATAACCCTACACCTCATCAACGACGACAACTTAGCCGAGGTGTACGAGCTATTCCAAGGGCATCCGGACTCAAAATCAATGGTGGCGGAGATGTTTCGCAACTACTTGCCGCGCTACGAACAAGGCCAGCGCACCAATTTTGGCTTCTACTCCATGCTTGGTGACGAGCTAGCCGGTATGACGCTGCTCACGGTGGATAGCTGGGAGGAGCGCACCGGTTCTACCGGCGCCGACGTGTTTGAGCACATGCGGGGCCGTGGCGTCACGCCCCGCAGCAAGCCACACTTGTTTTACCTAGCTTTTGAATTGCTCGGCCTGAACCGAGTGGCGACTGGTTGCCGCGTATCCAACGTATCCTCCAAGCGCTCCATCGAGAAGACCCTAGGTTTTCAATTTGAAGGTGTGATGCGCGAGTCGGGCGTAAACGACCAGGGTGAGTTTGAAGACGAGTTGCTTTACGCCATTCTGCGCCGTGACTGGCTAGCGCTGTACGATAAGTCGCTGGTGCGGGTGATTGAGTAA